TTCATTACTTGCAAGAGCGATCGCTCCTTCCGTTTTGTCATCGACGGTCGGCGATTTGAATGGGGAGCGCCAATTATCACAGGGTTAAAGCTGAAGGAACTTGCTGGCGTTGACCTTGCATCCTATGGAGTTTGGCTTGAACTACGTGGTGCAGAAGACCGCCCAATTGCCGATAACGAATCTGTCGATTTACAAGCACCAGGAGTCGAGCGATTCTTCACTGGTAAAAAGACTACAACGGAGGGTTAAGTAATGAGCTTTTTACCCTCAAACGATCGCCAATACCTGGAAAACAGGGGTTTACCTTTTGAAGAAGTGGTAGATGCCAGTCAAAAGGGCGTTATTTTACGCGAATTTCAGTTACCACTTGGCCGTTTTGATACTGAACAGGCAGATATCTTAATTCTCTTGCCGAGCGGATACCCAGATGCACCCCCCGATATGTTTTACCTGCTGCCGTGGGTAAAGCTGGTACAAGGTGCAAAATACCCAAAGGCAGCCGATCAACCACACCAATTTAATGGTCAGAAATGGCAGCGATGGTCGAGACATAATAACGAGTGGCGACCTGGTACAGATGGCATATGGACAATGCTCAAACGGATTGAAAATGCTCTGGAGGTGGCTGCTTGAATACTGTAAGCTTGACATTGCAAGAGCAACACTCAAATTACCTGCACGAATTGCTATTAACCATAGATGGTAAAGAGCGAGCGGCCTATGTCTTGTGTGGACAGGCCGTTATCAATGCCGACCCTTGGGATGGGCAGCCTCACCAAAAATTCATTTCTTATGAAGTAATACCAGTGCCAGAGGATGAAATTGTTTCTTTCTCTGCCAAACACATTACCTGGAAAACGGATTCTTTTGTTCGGGCATTGCAAGCAGCACAAGCGAAAAACCTGACACTAGCCATTTTCCACAGTCATCGAGAAGGCTTGAGAGAATTCTCTATTCAAGATGATACTAACGAACCAGACTTGATTCAACTGGCACAAAACCGCAACGGCTCAGATACACAGATTTTGAGTGTTATCCTAATGCCGGATGGAAATTTGGTTGGTCGCCTGTGGGTTAGTTCGCAAGAAGTTATCTCCTTGCGGATGATTCGTGTGATTGGGCAGAAAATCCGTTTGTATTATCCAAACCGGGGGCTGGGGGTTTCTCCTCCAGCATTCCAGCGACAGGCTTTAGCTTTTGGGGAGGCCCTCAATCAAGACTTATCGATGTTGCGTGTTGGGGTCATTGGTTGCGGCGGTACAGGAAGTGCGATCGCTATGTTGCTGCCAAAGATGGGTATTCGGAACATTGCACTTTTCGATAAAGACATTGTTGAGGATACAAATTTAAATCGGCTACACGGTGCGCGTCAGCCAGATGCTGATGCTATGAGTCCCAAAGTTGAAGTTGTTGCCAAGTCACTTATGGAACTTGGACTTGGTGTTCAAGTGAGAACATATCAAGCTTGGATTGGAGAAGCAGACTGCCGCGATCCCCTGAAAGCGTGCGACGTAATTTTTTGTTGTACTGATGATCATACGGGTCGCCTAATGCTGAATAGGTTTGCCTACTACTATGCAACACCTGTATTTGATATGGGTTTAGCAATTGAGGTTTCTCAAGGGGAAACGCCCAATTTTCAGGCTTTGGATGGTCGCGTCACGGTGCTTGCACCTGCACCAGGACACACCTGTCTATTGTGTCGTGAAGTTATAAATCCTGTTGCTGCAAGGGATGAAGCGTTGAAACGCAGTAATCCTGATGAGTACGAACGCCGCAAGGCAGAAGCCTACGTTATTGGAGAAGGAAACCCCAGCCCTGCCGTTGTTTTATTTACAACGGAGGTAGCAATTATGGCGATGCAGGAACTTGTCCACCGCCTTCAGGGTTTCCGTGGTGAGGATGGTGCAGCAGCTCACAGGGTTCGTAAATTCCATCTGACGACTGACCGTAAACCAGCAGCAATCCCTAATCCCAATTGCCCAGTTTGCGGGACAGCCGGTGCCCAGTGGTGGGGCAGAGGGGATGTTATGCCTTTCCTTAATCTGGTGGAGTAAGGGATGTTTCTTCGCGGTGTAGTTAGACAGTTATTAATCTGGCTGCGTTTTATTCGTCAGCCAGACTTATCAGCACGGATAGTTCCAACACATCCTGCACCTGAGAATATAAAACCAGGGGAGATTTTAGTCGTTGGTGATGCTGAATATCAGAAATGGGCTTGTTTTCGTTGCCCTGGAGGATGTGGTGAAAATATTTTGCTGTCTTTGAATCAAAAGCGGCATCCTTGCTGGGCGATCGCCATTGATTCGTTGGGGCGACCAACACTTAATCCTTCTGTTAGGCAGCTTAACGAATGCCACTGCCACTTTTGGGTGCGTCAGGGAGTTGTTGAATGGTGCGCTGATTCAGGACAGAAATAAACCTTATAGTCTCGTTTAGCAGAAAAATCCACTTTTTACTTACTCCTGGGTAAGCAATATTCCCATTGCATGAATTATTTGCGGAGCAACAACTCTATGACGAAGTGTACATGAATTGAGAGGAGAGCGATCGCTCCCCTTACCTTGAGTTAATCACCAGACTGAACGATAAACCGTAAAATTACTACTAACTATAGTACGGTTTTCACTAATAGTACAATTGTTCTTTTTAATCAAAAAGCATTAAAATACAGTGTAATAAAGTGCTACACACTGACATAGTGTGAGTCAATGTCGGCTGAATTCAAATGAATTTGGTTACTAACGATAGGTAATACGAGTAAGTTTTTCTGGAAGATATATTTGATTCAAATATTGATGATGGTGGCATATGAAAAGAAATTACCATAGCGCTGCGCTATGAATAGCCCAATTCAGTAAAGGTAAAAAAAATAGATGTTTCCGCTTATCACACACTTTGAAGAACTGCTCAAGAACATTCAACCACCCCAAGAACGCCTTGATGCAGCACGCGATTTGCCACCCTTAGTCCGTGAGTACATTGCCAAAAGCAAAGATTTTCCCACTGTCTACCCTCACTCTCGACTTGCAGGCTCATACGCCCAAAAAATGGCAGTAGGTGATGTTAAAGACGTAGATACCCTAATACGTGTCCCTGGCGATCCAAAGGCAAATGAACCAGAGGCTAAACGATTAATTCAAGACATGAAAAAGTTGCTTGATGGCTTGCCAAAAGCTTTGGGCTTTGAGGGATATGCAGAAGCGGAAATAGAAGTAGAGCGGGCACGCCGATCCGTCCATGTCTACTTCAAAGGCAAAGATTTCCACCTAGACTTTGTTCCTTGCATTGCACCAAATGGATTCGAGAGTGTGCTTTACGTCCCAGATCGAGGATTCAATAAGTGGATTGCATCGCACCCCATCGGGTATATCAACTTACTCAATGAGCTACAGGAAAAACACGACCACAAAGTTAAACCACTTGGCAAGCTTCTGAAGCACTTCCGTGACTGCCAAATGAAAAGCCGCAAACCCAAGAGTTACTGGCTTGGCGCTCTGCTAGTTAATCATATCCAAAAGAACACTTTAGACATGACACAGCCATTGGCAGTTCTATTTTACGAGCTTTTGGATGCTATTTACTGCCAATACGATCACCTGCTATATACTAGCAATGTTGCAACCCCAAACCTCTCCGATCCAATCCTTGGTCATAACATCTCTTGGAACTGGAGTCGCACCCACTTTGAAACCTTCATGAGACGGATTAATGAGGGACGGGATTGGGCAGCTAAAGCTTTAGAGACTGATGATCGGGAGAAGGCAATTAAATACTGGCAAAAAATCTTTAAAGAAGAATATTTTCCATCAGAGGTAGAAACCGCTGCGTCTCAATTGGCTAAAGTGGGTTTACCTGGCAAATCTTACGTCAGCTCTACTGGTTTGATTCTGCCCAGCCAACCTGCTTCTGGTTTATACACTTCAACCATTGCAACCAAGTTTCATGGGATTGACCAAGGCTGAATATTCTCAATTGAAACCCACTATCAACCTGGGGCTGCAAAACCTACACATATTGCACCGATTTCCTGGGTTCGCTTACAGGCGAGAGCGTGGGGTAGCTGTATGGCGAGGCACGCTTCAACCCCGTCAGTTTTCCCCAAAATATCGAGTAGCAATCCGCTACAAACTCAGCTCTTACCCAACCGTTAATGTCATATCTCCCTCTTTGGCATCACGACCTCCCCATGTTTGGAAAGACGGAACTTTATGCCTCTACTACCCCAAAGAAAAACCGTGGCAGAAAGATATGCTGCTTGCAAAGACTATCATCCCGTGGACTGCATTATGGTTATATTACTATGAACTGTGGCTAGATACTGGAAAATGGCTCGGACCATCATCACACGCCTCAGATTCAAAACTCCAAAGTTGGAGTTCCAATCCCGTTGAAGGGTATTCTATTTTGGAAAAACCGACTGAGCAGCAAACCGCATGACAGAGAGCGAACATTTGACTCCCTCACTCCTAGAACCACAGTCTCGTGGTGGTGATATTGCTGAAGGTGGCTTTTCCTTTCAAGAGCAAGTCATGCTTGCTCGCATTCCTGCTTGGCTAGCTCAGGATGGCTTCACAGCTATGATCCGGGAAGGAATTGGAGATGTAGAGGCAAAGTTTTTTGTACCCGGCCGTGGGTTTGCGATAGAGTTTCTTGAAGTTAAAGACCATACACTCCAACCATCTAAGTTTTTAAATGAAATTCAACGGTTCCGAGAAGTAGATGCTGGTAGTCCAAACACCTATCACCAATTTATACTTGTAGCAGGAGTTTCCAGAGACTTAGAGCCTTTGGTAAATGGATTGCGCCGCGTTCGTAATCCTCAAGATTTTTATGAAGAAAACTCTACAGTCAAAGAAAATTCTTTCAAAGAGTATACCCGCCTAGTCAAAAAAATTGGCGGCACAGAACAAGATGCCTTTTTCATTTTTGAAAAGGTGATAGTCGAGGCAGATTGGAACACCGCAAAATCTCATGGCGAAGCTCTTTTTAAGCAGTCTTTGGCTGACAATCTGAGTGAATATGAAGATTTATCTTTTAGAACTTTTGATAATATTTATAATCACTTAGGTACATTTATACGACAGCGCAAGAATCAAAATATTACCCGCAAAGAGTTAGAGACAAAACTACGGGAAAAAATTCCTCCCAGTCAACTACCAGCCCTCCGTCCCATCCTGATTTACACAGCCATTACCTCTGAAAATAACCCAGAGCATCATGGATTGTGTTTCGATTGGGCCCCTTTTTCTGGTGGTGAAACTCGTGCGATTGCCCCATCCCAAGAGTGGAATCGCTTACTCATTGAACTACAGGATACTCGAAGCTGGATTGAAAAGTATAGAAATACTAAGCGAATCAGGCTTGCTGGCAATCGTCGTCTGGCAGCATGTCTTGCAATAGGATCTGTCTTCTCAGCTGTTAGGGGCTACGCAATTGAAATGGAATACCGTGAAGAGGTATGGGCAACAGATGCTCATCCCACTCAAGAAACCCCCGTTTATCCTTTGGCTCATCAGATGATAGGCAGAACAGGAACCCGCTTGGTTGTTAGCATAGGTATTCTTCGAGATATTATTCCTGAAGTCGAAGTTAATCTGGAGAAGTATGGACTCACAGGTGAGCCACTGCTTCACATTAGAGGAGAGCATCCTATTACTTCTCCACA
Above is a genomic segment from Cylindrospermum stagnale PCC 7417 containing:
- a CDS encoding E2/UBC family protein, translated to MSFLPSNDRQYLENRGLPFEEVVDASQKGVILREFQLPLGRFDTEQADILILLPSGYPDAPPDMFYLLPWVKLVQGAKYPKAADQPHQFNGQKWQRWSRHNNEWRPGTDGIWTMLKRIENALEVAA
- a CDS encoding ThiF family adenylyltransferase codes for the protein MNTVSLTLQEQHSNYLHELLLTIDGKERAAYVLCGQAVINADPWDGQPHQKFISYEVIPVPEDEIVSFSAKHITWKTDSFVRALQAAQAKNLTLAIFHSHREGLREFSIQDDTNEPDLIQLAQNRNGSDTQILSVILMPDGNLVGRLWVSSQEVISLRMIRVIGQKIRLYYPNRGLGVSPPAFQRQALAFGEALNQDLSMLRVGVIGCGGTGSAIAMLLPKMGIRNIALFDKDIVEDTNLNRLHGARQPDADAMSPKVEVVAKSLMELGLGVQVRTYQAWIGEADCRDPLKACDVIFCCTDDHTGRLMLNRFAYYYATPVFDMGLAIEVSQGETPNFQALDGRVTVLAPAPGHTCLLCREVINPVAARDEALKRSNPDEYERRKAEAYVIGEGNPSPAVVLFTTEVAIMAMQELVHRLQGFRGEDGAAAHRVRKFHLTTDRKPAAIPNPNCPVCGTAGAQWWGRGDVMPFLNLVE
- a CDS encoding DUF6527 family protein — protein: MFLRGVVRQLLIWLRFIRQPDLSARIVPTHPAPENIKPGEILVVGDAEYQKWACFRCPGGCGENILLSLNQKRHPCWAIAIDSLGRPTLNPSVRQLNECHCHFWVRQGVVEWCADSGQK
- a CDS encoding nucleotidyltransferase domain-containing protein, which codes for MFPLITHFEELLKNIQPPQERLDAARDLPPLVREYIAKSKDFPTVYPHSRLAGSYAQKMAVGDVKDVDTLIRVPGDPKANEPEAKRLIQDMKKLLDGLPKALGFEGYAEAEIEVERARRSVHVYFKGKDFHLDFVPCIAPNGFESVLYVPDRGFNKWIASHPIGYINLLNELQEKHDHKVKPLGKLLKHFRDCQMKSRKPKSYWLGALLVNHIQKNTLDMTQPLAVLFYELLDAIYCQYDHLLYTSNVATPNLSDPILGHNISWNWSRTHFETFMRRINEGRDWAAKALETDDREKAIKYWQKIFKEEYFPSEVETAASQLAKVGLPGKSYVSSTGLILPSQPASGLYTSTIATKFHGIDQG
- a CDS encoding SAVED domain-containing protein, whose protein sequence is MTESEHLTPSLLEPQSRGGDIAEGGFSFQEQVMLARIPAWLAQDGFTAMIREGIGDVEAKFFVPGRGFAIEFLEVKDHTLQPSKFLNEIQRFREVDAGSPNTYHQFILVAGVSRDLEPLVNGLRRVRNPQDFYEENSTVKENSFKEYTRLVKKIGGTEQDAFFIFEKVIVEADWNTAKSHGEALFKQSLADNLSEYEDLSFRTFDNIYNHLGTFIRQRKNQNITRKELETKLREKIPPSQLPALRPILIYTAITSENNPEHHGLCFDWAPFSGGETRAIAPSQEWNRLLIELQDTRSWIEKYRNTKRIRLAGNRRLAACLAIGSVFSAVRGYAIEMEYREEVWATDAHPTQETPVYPLAHQMIGRTGTRLVVSIGILRDIIPEVEVNLEKYGLTGEPLLHIRGEHPITSPQHANNAVGGIKKLIVNNLVCIGGKEIHLFFAGPAHLALFLGHRLDATAPVTCYAWVSNGQYSKTFQLFSGISS